TGATGCGCAGCTCGGCGAAGGCGGTACGAGGATAGGGATTGCGGCGTGAGGTATATCGCATCACCACATAGTGATAGTAGATAATAGGTGTCATCAGGCCAGCGTGGCTCCTAAAAGGGCAAAGAAATGGATTATAAAACATCAAAAAAGCAACGAAAAATTAACCATAAACTCACATAAAAGTGAGAACAATAGCATAGGGCATAATGAAGATCTCGCAGAATGCTGTGGCCTTCAGTATGTTGGCCGCCTGGAACTCCACAATCGAGATGATGAAACGGGCGCCCCACCACGAGTTCTGGCCAATCAGCTATAAAATAAATCACAACCATTATGTTACGGTCAAGCGAGGACATCTCCTTAGCATGCTTACATCCAACAACTTAAGTGAATAGCTGGAGGCGTGCAGCACAGAGTAGAGCAGCACGGGGACCAGCACCAAGAGCGACGGCCGAATGTTGAAGAAGATCAGAGAGTACACCATGTAGTGACACGAGTCTTCGGCAAACAATTTGCTCAGGAATTCGCGACTGAACGAGAAGGCGGGTACACGTTGATGCAGACGCAGGGCAGAGATGGCCGCATTGGCCAGCAGAACCTTGGTGAAGGAGCTCTGTTGTGAACTGTGAAGAAGATATATGAATTTTAGATGCTGTTCTTTTCTGTTCTCTTTTTGAATACTCACGTAAATACGGGC
The sequence above is a segment of the Drosophila miranda strain MSH22 chromosome 4, D.miranda_PacBio2.1, whole genome shotgun sequence genome. Coding sequences within it:
- the LOC108162956 gene encoding Krueppel homolog 2 is translated as MSTSTDQPPRFDSAETNGSESTSQQQEQQQQQQNQNQPQNAPAKLLQHFQTNRIDSALWALRLLSIFFTVSYVLPVFTSQQSSFTKVLLANAAISALRLHQRVPAFSFSREFLSKLFAEDSCHYMVYSLIFFNIRPSLLVLVPVLLYSVLHASSYSLKLLDLIGQNSWWGARFIISIVEFQAANILKATAFCEIFIMPYAIVLTFMSHAGLMTPIIYYHYVVMRYTSRRNPYPRTAFAELRITFETLAARAPPAIAKIIRGGIAIVSRLAPQPTPVPPQ